Proteins found in one Coffea eugenioides isolate CCC68of chromosome 5, Ceug_1.0, whole genome shotgun sequence genomic segment:
- the LOC113770496 gene encoding MYB-like transcription factor ETC1 — protein MADSDQSTTLNEKSAGSQEDKSQDSELHFSEDEEILIIRMFNLVGKRWSLIAGRIPGRTAKEIEEYWNTRSATSP, from the exons ATGGCTGACTCGGATCAATCCACAACTTTGAATGAAAAATCTGCTGGCTCTCAAG AGGATAAAAGTCAAGACTCTGAGCTTCATTTCTCTGAAGATGAGGAAATTCTCATCATTAGGATGTTCAACTTGGTTGGTAAAAG GTGGTCTTTAATTGCTGGAAGAATCCCTGGAAGAACTGCAAAGGAAATTGAGGAGTATTGGAATACAAGATCTGCAACCAGTCCATGA
- the LOC113770221 gene encoding protein translation factor SUI1 homolog 1-like, which translates to MSELDIQTPTTFDPFADATADDSGAGAKEYVHVRVQQRNGRKSLTTVQGLRKEYSYNKILKDLKKDFCCNGTVVQDPELGKVIQLQGDQRKNVSAFLVQAGIVKKENIKIHGF; encoded by the exons ATGTCTGAACTCGACATCCAGACTCCAACAACTTTTG ATCCTTTTGCCGATGCAACTGCTGATGATTCAGGTGCTGGCGCAAAGGAGTATGTCCATGTGCGGGTACAGCAGCGCAATGGAAGGAAAAGCCTGACAACTGTGCAAGGGTTGAGGAAGGAATACAGTTACAATAAGATACTGAAAGATCTCAAGAAAGACTTCTGTTGTAATGGTACTGTTGTCCAAGACCCTGAGCTGGGCAAG GTGATTCAACTTCAAGGTGATCAAAGGAAGAACGTCTCTGCCTTCCTTGTCCAG GCTGGTATTGTGAAGAAGGAGAACATCAAGATTCATGGCTTTTGA
- the LOC113771661 gene encoding polyubiquitin, whose product MRVTIVMGGSEFSIDVEPQETVLNIKQKIEHLLSIPVASQTLAIWGWELIDGLDMEDYPIINESTKIHLNINSMPALIEEHSKIQITVKFSARKTTFEVEKTETVRSLKEKIHIIDGTPIKRMALYFSGQEMDEEFRYLTNYGISDKAEIIVFLKSTARMIADPPTRRLSLAVQTSSTLLNAATIPLDISDSSTLTELRRLLVTNKILPPDDYIFIHKQRIMRENCSLRWHGVGNGDFLYVFKGTVGPGRF is encoded by the coding sequence ATGAGGGTCACAATTGTGATGGGAGGAAGTGAATTTTCCATTGACGTAGAGCCTCAGGAAACAGTTCTAAATATCAAACAGAAGATAGAGCACTTGCTCAGCATTCCAGTAGCCTCACAAACTCTAGCCATATGGGGTTGGGAATTGATCGATGGACTCGACATGGAAGATTATCCCATCATCAACGAATCCACCAAAATCCATTTGAACATCAACTCCATGCCAGCACTCATTGAAGAACACAGTAAAATCCAAATCACTGTAAAGTTCTCAGCAAGAAAGACTACCTTTGAGGTCGAAAAAACAGAAACTGTTCGAAGCCTGAAAGAGAAAATCCACATCATTGATGGCACCCCAATAAAGAGAATGGCACTGTACTTCTCAGGACAAGAAATGGATGAGGAATTTCGCTATCTAACCAATTATGGTATCTCAGATAAAGCAGAAATCATCGTATTCCTGAAAAGCACAGCTCGAATGATTGCTGATCCTCCTACAAGAAGGCTTAGTCTGGCAGTTCAGACCTCCTCTACATTGCTAAATGCAGCAACCATTCCTTTGGACATTAGCGATTCGAGTACTTTAACTGAGCTGAGACGGTTGCTCGTGACAAACAAAATACTTCCTCCAGATGACTATATTTTCATCCATAAACAGAGAATAATGCGCGAAAATTGTAGTCTGCGATGGCATGGAGTTGGAAATGGAGATTTTCTCTATGTTTTCAAAGGAACTGTTGGACCAGGTCGATTCTGA